From a single Miscanthus floridulus cultivar M001 chromosome 8, ASM1932011v1, whole genome shotgun sequence genomic region:
- the LOC136472596 gene encoding probable polygalacturonase — MAHATKAAHAADDHDASPLPLPLPLPWPRPAPLLVILSLLAAASYLALTRVPASFASGRLIPARLLPIAPPRPRPHDAPAPGDSCAGFYAGAGPARAVAASVEEFGAVGDGATPNTAAFRRAVAELDARAGGRGARLDVPPGRWLTGSFNLTSRFTLFLHRGAVILGSQDPEEWPLIAPLPSYGRGRERLGPRHISLIHGEGLNDVVITGSNGTIDGQGNMWWELWWNRTLNHTRGHLIELVNSTNILVSSITLRNSPFWTVHPVYCSNVVMKDLTILAPLNAPNTDGIDPDSSSEVCIEDCYIESGDDLVAVKSGWDQYGISLGKPSTNIVIQRVSGTTPTCSGVGFGSEMSGGISNVLVRDLHVWNSAQAVRLKTDVGRGGYITNITIANVTMEVVKVPIRFSRGADDHSDDNYDRTALPRISNVLISDVVGVDLQRAPMLEAVPGAVYEGICFRNFSLRGIRRQDRWHCESVYGEAHEVFPAPCEEFRKNGSSSWCGFL; from the exons ATGGCGCACGCCACCAAGGCCGCCCACGCCGCCGACGACCACGACGCCTCGCCGCTGCCTCTCCCTCTCCCGCTCCCATGGCCACGCCCGGCGCCTCTCCTCGTCATCCTGTCCCTGCTCGCCGCGGCCTCCTACCTGGCCCTCACGCGCGTCCCCGCCTCCTTCGCTTCGGGGCGCCTGATACCCGCCAGGCTCCTCCCGATCGCCCCTCCTCGCCCTCGCCCCCACGACGCGCCCGCGCCCGGAGACAGCTGCGCGGGGTTCTACGCGGGCGCGGGGCCGGCGCGCGCGGTCGCGGCGTCCGTGGAGGAGTTCGGGGCCGTGGGCGACGGCGCCACGCCCAACACCGCGGCGTTCCGGCGCGCCGTCGCGGAGCTGGACGCGAGGGCCGGTGGGAGAGGGGCTAGGCTTGACGTGCCCCCCGGGAGGTGGCTCACGGGCAGCTTCAACCTCACCAGCCGCTTCACCCTCTTCCTGCACCGCGGCGCGGTCATCCTCGGCTCCCAG GATCCAGAAGAGTGGCCTCTCATTGCCCCTTTGCCATCTTATGGGCGTGGAAGGGAACGGTTAGGACCACGCCATATCAGCCTCATTCATGGAGAGGGCTTAAATGATGTTGTGATTACTG GTAGCAACGGGACCATAGATGGCCAAGGAAATATGTGGTGGGAGCTATGGTGGAACCGAACTTTGAACCACACAAGAGGCCATCTCATCGAGCTTGTGAACTCAACCAACATCCTAGTGTCCAGTATCACACTGCGCAACTCCCCTTTCTGGACAGTACACCCGGTCTACTGCAG CAACGTGGTGATGAAGGATTTGACCATACTGGCTCCCCTGAATGCTCCAAACACAGATGGCATCGATCCAG ACTCGAGCTCGGAAGTTTGCATTGAAGACTGCTACATCGAAAGCGGAGATGATCTTGTTGCTGTCAAGAGTGGTTGGGATCAGTACGGGATCTCTCTTGGCAAACCGAGTACAAACATCGTCATTCAGAGGGTTTCAGGCACAACTCCGACATGCTCAGGTGTAGGTTTTGGTAGCGAGATGTCAGGAGGCATATCTAATGTGCTTGTCCGTGACCTCCACGTTTGGAACTCTGCGCAAGCCGTGAGGCTCAAGACTGATGTAGGGCGGGGTGGGTACATAACCAACATCACCATAGCCAATGTGACGATGGAGGTGGTCAAGGTACCAATAAGATTCAGTCGAGGTGCAGATGACCATTCTGATGACAACTATGACCGAACCGCACTACCAAGGATCAGCAATGTGCTTATCAGTGACGTTGTCGGTGTAGACCTGCAGCGAGCACCAATGCTGGAGGCAGTGCCTGGTGCAGTTTATGAAGGGATCTGCTTCAGAAACTTTAGCTTAAGAGGCATACGGCGGCAGGACAGGTGGCATTGCGAGTCCGTGTATGGAGAGGCGCATGAAGTTTTTCCTGCACCTTGTGAAGAGTTCAGGAAAAATGGATCTTCGTCATGGTGTGGATTTCTTTGA